The sequence GAGCGGACCGCCGTCGAAGCCGCCCGCTCGGGGCAGCCGCTGCCGTCGCTGCAAGACGCAGGAGAGGCGCCGCCGGACATCTACTACATCATTCTGGACGCGTATGGGCGCGAGGATTCGCTGCGCAACGTGTTTGGGTACGACAACTCCGGGTTTCTCGAATCCCTGAAGGCGATGGGCTTCTACGTCGCGGACAAGAGCCGCAGCAACTATGCACAAACCGAGCTCTCGCTACTTTCTTCGCTGGAAATGGACTACCTGCAAGCACTGGGCCATGACCAGTGTGACCCCTGTGCGAGAGCGCCTCGCATTCGAAACGCCGCCACGGTCAAGGCTCTTGATCGCCTCGGGTACAGCCTGGTGGCGCTGGAGAGTGGATACGATGCCACCGAATGGACCGATGCCGATGTGTACCTTTCAAGAGGCACCAGCTCGATGAGCCGACTGCAGTTCGTCGGTGGCATCAACAGCCTCGAGGCGCTGCTGATCCGCACGTCGATCGGGCTGGCGATCTTGGATTCAACCGACGTGCGTCCGAGGGCCCTTCAGCCTGTCGAGAGGGGTCCCCTCGATGATCAGCGTGAGCTGATCCTATTCCAGCTTGACCAGTTGGGTCGAATCCCGAACATCCCGGGTCCAAAGTCTGTCTTTGCCCACATAGTCGCGCCGCACTTCCCGTATGTCCTGGGTCCGAGCGGCGAGGCGGTCATCCCAGACGCGGCGTTGGCGGGGGAGGTTCCCTCCGGCCCACAGTGGCATGATGAGGCCAGAGGCTACACTGGGCAACTCGAGTACCTGAACAAGCGGATGCTCGAAGCGGTGAAGCAGATCCTCGCGACTTCCGCGCGTCCGCCGGTGATCATTTTGCAGGGAGACCATGGACCTTGGGTGGGTTCGGTCCCGGTGAGGATGCAGATCCTGAACGCCTACTACCTTCCCCAGGAGGGGAGTAGCCAGGTGAATCCCTCGATCTCTCCGGTCAATTCGTTCCGAGTCGTGCTTGACAAGTACTTTGGCGCGGAACTGCCCCTTCTAGAGGACCGCAGCTACTATTCGCCGTATCCCAGGCCGTACGATTTTGAGTTCGTTCCCGGGGGATAGCCCCAGCGCCGTCGTGCAACCGGTGTGGACGACTGAAAGCGGAGTCGGTGATGAGACTCGCCGATAGGCGAGCCGGCATGCGACTTCACGCCAAAGTGCTAGGCACGCGGCGGCGCAACGATGCCCTCGTGTTTCGGAGTGCCTGAGACTATCCCCCTGCCGCGGGGCGGAGGGCTACACCGGATAGGCGCCAAGGGCAACGACCCCCGGGCCGCCGTGCACGGCCAGCGAGGCCACCAGATCGGCGAACAGCACTTCGCGAACTGGCAGCGCCTTCTTCGCCAGGTCGAGCAGGTGCTGCCCTTCCTCGGGCGCTCGAGCGTGAATCACCGCCAGGTTGACGGCGGTGGCCGAACGAGTGTGTTCCTGGACAGAGTCAACTAGGCGCTGGATGGCCTTGCTGCGCGTGCGAACGCGCTCGCCTGCTTCGAGCAGCCCATACTTGACGGCGATGATCGGTTTAACATCCAGCAGCGAGGCCAGCGCCCCCTGCAGTTTCCCCACCCTGCCGCTCATCTGTAAGTACTTCAATGTGGCAGGCGTGAGAACCAGATGCAGGTGGCGGCGGATGTATTCCAGGCGCGCCAAGATCCCCGGCAACGAGTCGCCGGCCTCGCTGGCGCG is a genomic window of Anaerolineales bacterium containing:
- a CDS encoding DegV family protein; amino-acid sequence: SALLAKAMVPQASVEVFDSESISLGTGWMVVEAARASEAGDSLPGILARLEYIRRHLHLVLTPATLKYLQMSGRVGKLQGALASLLDVKPIIAVKYGLLEAGERVRTRSKAIQRLVDSVQEHTRSATAVNLAVIHARAPEEGQHLLDLAKKALPVREVLFADLVASLAVHGGPGVVALGAYPV